The proteins below are encoded in one region of Apium graveolens cultivar Ventura chromosome 4, ASM990537v1, whole genome shotgun sequence:
- the LOC141718563 gene encoding uncharacterized protein LOC141718563, which yields MPMVLWSYNTTHRSTTGESLFLLTYGYEAMVPVEVGAGSLCRDLFIEKDAKVNQRLHLDLLDEARMNSQLKLSAYQQRIARYFNKKVKSVPYKVGDLVFQKVMSNTKIAQHGVLGANREGPYKVKDTLWKGTYHLKDLDGKCIPRAWNAEHLRKYYQ from the coding sequence ATGCCCATGGTCCTTTGGTCCTACAACACGACTCATAGGTCGACCACGGGAGAGTCCCTTTTTTTGTTGACGTACGGGTATGAGGCTATGGTCCCCGTAGAAGTAGGAGCCGGATCTCTGTGTAGGGATTTGTTTATTGAGAAAGATGCAAAAGTTAACCAGAGGCTCCATTTGGATTTGCTAGACGAAGCTAGAATGAACTCTCAGTTGAAACTTTCTGCATATCAGCAGAGAATTGCAAGGTATTTTAACAAGAAGGTGAAGTCTGTGCCCTATAAGGTGGGAGATCTTGTGTTTCAAAAAGTCATGTCGAATACCAAAATAGCTCAGCATGGGGTGCTTGGAGCTAACAGGGAgggaccatacaaggtcaaggATACACTTTGGAAGGGAACCTATCACTTGAAAGATTTAGATGGCAAGTGTATTCCCCGGGCTTGGAATGCAGAGCACTTACGGAAGTATTATCAATAG